TTTTAGACTGCAATGTTCATATAGTGAATTTTAAAATGAGATGTGATAGGAGATATGATGGGTAAGCTGTTGGAGACAGACTAAGGGGATATTTGGTCTCActtaactaaagtttagtccataTTACATTGAATGTTTGAATGGTGGATATTAAATataatctaattataaaactaattacagaTAAAGACTAAAAGATAAGATGGATTGATTAAACATAATTAAGTATATATTTAATATTCAAACATTTAACATTACCAAAAAACTTTAGCCTAGAAAACTAAAAGGGATAATCTCATGTATGTCATCGAAATTTATACCAATCTATTGTGTGTCATTGGACTAGAGATGACAACAGGTATATACTCGTCAGATAGTACCATTCCATACTCATATCCATAAAAAAATTCTACTCGTGAGGTTACCCATATATGCTTGCGGGTATAAATCTTACCCATATATATACACGCGCGGGTAATTTTACCCCTTGGATAACCCGTACCCGCTAGGAAAGTCTTAAATTCCAATATACCAATCACTcgaaatattaaataaacatacaAAAACAAGTTCAActtcacatataacaaatcatatgattacGTAACTTGGTAGTTAGACAAATGATAGCTAAAGAAGAGTTTTATTTTAGCTAAGATGGACTCTGTTAGATGGTTATAGTGACAATGATACATGTTCTTGCCCATTAACATAACCGTGGGGTAGAGAAATCATCTCGTACATAccttcatatcgggtaaaacTCGTCGGTTTTCGGACTTGGAGTACCTATTGCCATCTCTATATTGGACCTACATGTGCACAAAATATCCTCTAAATATCATTCAATAACACATAATAAATAAGTATAAAAATTTAATGGTACCTATAGGATTTTTCCAAAACTGAACACTCCCTAAAATGAGCTCGTCCCCTTCTCCTTTCGACCTTTCCCCCTCCTGCAGAGGCAGAGGCGCAGAGCTCACACTTTCTCTCACTCTCTCGATAATCACAAGCGACTAGCCTTGCTACCGCCCTTTGTGTGCTTATCTCCTCGCCCTCGTCCTTCCTTCGCCTCCTTACGGACCTTACGTCCTTACCTGTTGTTTTCCTCACCTCCCTTGACCCGTCGACCGTCGTCCCATGCTAAAGCCCAGGGTTAGGAGCTAGAGGtaatctctccctctctccccgtCTCTACCCACCAGTCAAGCCCAGTGGGGGCGCCGCGCGCATGGAAGCGATGGACGTCAAGTACAAGCCCGTCATGTTCCCCAACGGCGCCGCCTTCAAGAAGGCGAAGCCGGCGGCCGTGGCGCCGGCCGGGGAGCCGCTGTACCGGGAGTGCCTCAAGAACCACGCCGCGAGCCTGGGCGGGCACGCCGTGGACGGGTGCGGCGAGTTCATGCCCTCGCCGGGGGCCAACCCCGCCGACCCGACGTCGCTCAAGTGCGCGGCGTGCGGGTGCCACCGCAACTTCCACCGCCGGACGGTGGAGGGTTCCCCGCCGCAGCCTGCGCCCGCGCCGCTGGcgctcccgccgccgccgccgccgccgccgagcgtGCTGCACGGCCAGACGCACCGCGGCGGGGAGGATACGCCCGAGGACCGCCACCCGGGGGTAGTCGACGCCGACGACCCCGATTCCGACTCGGAGGGCTCGGAGTACGACGAGGAGCGGTCAGTGTCCCCGCCACCGCCGCACCACGTGCCGGCGCCGGTGGCGCAGCAACCCCCGCCGCCGTCATACTTCCCGGCGGCGGCGCCGCACCAGCACATGCTGCTCTCGCTTGGTCCTGGCGCCGCGGTGGCGGCCGCGGCGCAGAGGCTGGCCCCAGCCCAGCTGACGCCGTCGAGCGCGCCGCCTCCCGGGGGCGCGATGCCCAGGAAGCGGTTCCGCACCAAGTTCACCGCCGAGCAGAAGCAGCGGATGCAGGAGCTGTCAGAGCGGCTCGGGTGGCGGCTGCAGAAGCGCGACGAGGCCGTCGTGGACGAGTGGTGCCGCGACATGGGCGTCGGCAAGGGCGTCTTCAAGGTCTGGATGCACAACAACAAGCACAACTTCTTGggcggacacagcgcccgccgcaGCGTCTCTGCCTCCTCAGGCGCTGCTGCGCTCCTCCAAACCCCATGCGCCAACGCCGGCGCTGCTGCACCGTCATTCAACCCGTCCAGGCTCACCC
This portion of the Zea mays cultivar B73 chromosome 2, Zm-B73-REFERENCE-NAM-5.0, whole genome shotgun sequence genome encodes:
- the LOC100284323 gene encoding ZF-HD homeobox protein, whose amino-acid sequence is MEAMDVKYKPVMFPNGAAFKKAKPAAVAPAGEPLYRECLKNHAASLGGHAVDGCGEFMPSPGANPADPTSLKCAACGCHRNFHRRTVEGSPPQPAPAPLALPPPPPPPPSVLHGQTHRGGEDTPEDRHPGVVDADDPDSDSEGSEYDEERSVSPPPPHHVPAPVAQQPPPPSYFPAAAPHQHMLLSLGPGAAVAAAAQRLAPAQLTPSSAPPPGGAMPRKRFRTKFTAEQKQRMQELSERLGWRLQKRDEAVVDEWCRDMGVGKGVFKVWMHNNKHNFLGGHSARRSVSASSGAAALLQTPCANAGAAAPSFNPSRLTPPPPVLTSSPTGFNINGAASSSPPTVTADHTDNANGASSPHSA